Proteins co-encoded in one Candida albicans SC5314 chromosome 3, complete sequence genomic window:
- a CDS encoding glucose-induced degradation complex subunit (Ortholog(s) have ubiquitin-protein transferase activity and role in negative regulation of apoptotic process, negative regulation of gluconeogenesis, proteasome-mediated ubiquitin-dependent protein catabolic process) has translation MTEPTLNFHIQTHQNQFKIPHELIKKNFKLIQKLIEKQRKQLIDDISKIKKCKTTSPSFKLELIQKLIKNFESFMKKLQNFINKDEEFRSRLIARLENLTELQQYVITNNDNQEGQNHEESTENNNNNRNNNNNSTTTDDDKLLDFHNPNLINWYRDQTNLLIVDYLIKSNTRTRFEDNGEDNPGNIGLLLLKNLTKTNPKLLKLIDYDLLENFNKVFVSIINNHDLSLIVGWFNENKNLLNKINSNLEFEINYCKFLTLIEKGDINEAINYSRENLSGYGNKENYQQTNNNNNNTFSNGDTTSTNHLTNLERLKGLGGLLVFRSMENNNKNNNDLNSNDTPLSSKLMLNSTPFKEYQKLLSNERWESLAQCFIENFTKLYGISKNFPIYIYLSAGLSSLKTKSCYHNVENTIFKHSTGNGIDYDNGNDDYDDDDDDDDEGGVIDSNLSFISAETTTNTNTTSNSGKSLLNDPKYRGPNHYYKLLNKINNCPICSPELFKLSQNLPYAQLITSIFNNPFKLPNGNIYPFDKLLAPTDKYLSEKNTLLRANKVKDPLTREIFTIDSCIRVFPA, from the coding sequence ATGACAGAACCAACGTTAAATTTCCATATACAAACccatcaaaatcaattcaaaatccctcatgaattgattaaaaagaatttcAAACTCATACAAAAACTAATTGAAAAGCAAAggaaacaattgattgatgatattaGTAAGATCAAAAAATGTAAAACCACATCACCTAGTTTTAAATTagaattgattcaaaaattaattaagaATTTTGAAAGTTTTATGAAAAAACTTCagaattttataaataaagatgaagaattcCGATCAAGATTAATTGCCAGATTGGAGAATTTAACCGAATTACAACAATATGTGATAaccaataatgataatcaAGAAGGACAAAATCATGAAGAAAGTACAGagaataacaacaacaacagaaacaacaacaacaatagtaCTACcactgatgatgataagTTATTGGATTTCCATAATCcgaatttaataaattggtaTCGTGATCAAACTAATTTACTTATAGTTGATTACTTGATTAAATCAAACACAAGAACTAGATTTGAAGATAACGGAGAAGATAACCCAGGAAATATTGGATTATTATTGCTCAAAAATTTAACTAAAACAAATcctaaattattaaaattgattgattatgatttattagaaaatttcaataaagtATTTGTATCtataattaataatcatgatttatctttaattgttggttggtttaatgaaaataaaaatttattaaataaaatcaattccaatttagaatttgaaattaattattgtaAATTCTTAacattaattgaaaaaggtGATATCAATGAAGCAATTAATTATTCACGAGAGAATTTATCTGGGTATggaaataaagaaaattatcaacaaaccaataataataataacaatacttTTAGTAATGGTGATACAACCAGTACCAATCATTTAACCAATTTGGAAAGATTAAAAGGGTTAGGAGGATTATTAGTATTCAGATCAATggaaaacaataacaaaaacaataatgatttaaattcaaatgataCTCCATTGTCAAGTAAATTGATGCTTAATTCAACTCCATTTAAGGAGtatcaaaaattattatcaaatgaaaGATGGGAAAGTTTAGCCCAAtgttttattgaaaattttacTAAACTATATGGAATAAGTAAAAATTTCCccatttatatttatctttCTGCTGGGTTATCAAgtttaaaaacaaaatcatgTTATCATAATGTTGAAAACACCATTTTCAAACATTCTACTGGTAATGGTATAGATTACGACAACGGCAATGACGACTacgatgatgacgatgacgatgacgatgaaGGAGGAGTTATAGATAGCAATTTGTCATTTATATCAGCcgaaacaacaaccaacacTAACACCACTAGTAATTCTGGTAAACTGTTATTGAATGATCCAAAATATCGTGGCccaaatcattattataaacttttgaataaaataaataattgtCCAATTTGTTCACCtgaattattcaaattaagTCAAAATTTGCCTTATGCACAATTGATTACTAGTATATTCAACAATCCATTTAAATTACCTAATGGTAACATATACccatttgataaattattggcTCCAAcagataaatatttatcgGAAAAGAATACTTTATTAAGAGCAAATAAAGTTAAAGATCCTTTAACAAGAGAAATATTTACAATAGATAGTTGTATAAGAGTTTTCCCAGCCTAA
- a CDS encoding 25S rRNA (uracil2634-N3)-methyltransferase (Ortholog(s) have rRNA (uridine-N3-)-methyltransferase activity, role in rRNA base methylation and nucleolus localization), whose product MARKLKGKSIQAKGLKGALIRHQHSEKITSKVVKNVEITNQNKMDKLKSMKTSKLARKHNKAHQKEGKSTTKGLMPFNKDGNDKVLLIGEGDFSFAKSLILQNFIQPENLIATSFDSFEQLINKYENVNEIIEELKNMGVIIMHEIDGTNLLKSLKLNPNKLKRNNQNSDVGKVKKLKLFKDYGNVNYIMFNFPRNGKGIKDVDRNIRDHQRLMLSFFENCQQLFDVINTDTISGYNTFNSNNNNNNNASGSSSTGKIIISMFEGEPYHSWGIKILGKSQGWKVERSGKFDWSMFPEYHHRRTTSMKDTTKPANERDARMYIFEKFTKQDTVKQRKRGNGDSDDDDSDSDNDD is encoded by the coding sequence atggcaagaaaattaaaggggaaatcaattcaagCAAAAGGTTTAAAAGGAGCACTTATACGACATCAACATAGTGAAAAAATAACCTCCAAAGTTGtaaaaaatgttgaaatcacaaatcaaaataaaatggataaattaaaatccATGAAAACATCAAAACTTGCCCGAAAACATAACAAAGCTCATCAAAAAGAAGGGAAAAGTACAACAAAGGGGTTAATGCCATTTAATAAAGATGGAAATGATAAAGTATTATTGATTGGAGAAGGagatttttcatttgctaaatctttaatattacaaaatttcattcaaCCAGAAAATTTAATTGCTACTAgttttgattcatttgaacaattaattaataaatatgaaaatgtcaatgaaataattgaagaattgaaaaatatggGAGTAATTATAATGCATGAAATTGATGgaacaaatttattaaaaagtttgaaattaaatcctaataaattaaaacgAAATAACCAAAATAGTGATGTTGGtaaagtgaaaaaattgaaattatttaaagaTTATGGTAATGTGAATTATATAATGTTTAATTTTCCTCGTAATGGGAAAGGAATAAAAGATGTTGATAGAAATATTCGTGATCATCAACGATTAATGTTACTGTTTTTCGAAAATTGTcaacaattatttgatgTGATTAATACTGATACTATTTCTGGATATAACACTttcaacagcaacaacaacaacaataataatgccAGTggttcatcatcaacagggaaaatcattatttctATGTTTGAAGGTGAACCGTATCATTCTTGGGGTATAAAAATATTAGGTAAAAGTCAAGGATGGAAAGTAGAAAGATCTGGTAAGTTTGATTGGTCAATGTTTCCTgaatatcatcatcgtaGAACTACAAGTATGAAAGATACTACAAAACCAGCAAATGAAAGAGATGCTAGAATGtatatatttgaaaaattcaccAAACAAGATACTGTAAAACAACGCAAACGTGGTAATGGTgatagtgatgatgatgatagtgatagtgataatgatgattaG
- a CDS encoding uncharacterized protein (Has domain(s) with predicted N,N-dimethylaniline monooxygenase activity, NADP binding, flavin adenine dinucleotide binding activity and role in oxidation-reduction process) codes for MVSLNIDSIGIIGAGPGGLASLYEFLHTNKDGTSTVGTGKRAETPAFSKIVAFEQKDHAGGIWAPATPDADLPIPPQEILNTGKFNDPAIIRPRNEPPQEINGATKETPIVVAVPKSKSKTNDNLQNELEWKRSGVYPYLSTNIPSRFTRFSYLPDEEKYHDKSRPIYPFLYHQELSQRFTDFVNNENLHEFIRLNTTVEDVYKNEDTGKWIISVRHKNPITGANEWYQEEFDAIVVANGHYTIPSIPAFPGLAEFNANYPDVLIHAKSVRELDEFKDKDVLFVGGSISTANIIQYIIPVAKSVTISKRSKNLVFDYINRALVTPEIDQRGEIVKFDPKTGKVHFVANDYGNGGEPKKFDKIILTTGYHYHYPFLSKYFEVVNPSHLSRVKGLYYHTFNQQDPTIGATGILVSHLNFHTIEASAAALAGVWSGAKELPTLKEQQEWENQEVETKGDSLFFHFLDHHNAQEHFVDKLYQFAPKNRYNPLEKEGPLVGEVDEGVDKLEKLFYDIKDKKLGIDDVSLPSLEKLSIESKA; via the coding sequence ATGGTTTCATtaaatattgattcaattggtATTATTGGTGCTGGTCCAGGTGGATTAGCATCTCTTTATGAATTTTTACATACAAACAAAGATGGTACTTCTACAGTAGGTACTGGTAAAAGAGCTGAAACCCCAGctttttctaaaattgttgcttttgaacaaaaagatCATGCTGGTGGAATTTGGGCTCCTGCTACTCCTGATGCTGATTTACCTATTCCACCtcaagaaattttaaataCTGGGAAATTTAATGATCCAGCTATAATTAGACCAAGAAATGAACCACCTCAAGAAATTAATGGTGCCACTAAAGAAACCccaattgttgttgctgttcctaaatctaaatctaaaaccaatgataatttacaaaatgaaTTAGAATGGAAAAGGAGTGGAGTTTATCCATATTTATCAACTAATATTCCTAGTAGATTTACAAGATTTAGTTATTTACCcgatgaagaaaaatatcatGATAAATCAAGACCTATTTATCCATTTTTATATCATCAAGAATTATCACAACGATTCACTGATTTTgtcaataatgaaaatttacaTGAATTTATTCGATTAAATACCACTGTGGAAGATGTTtataaaaatgaagataCTGGGAAATGGATCATTAGTGTAAGACATAAAAATCCAATCACCGGTGCTAATGAATGGTatcaagaagaatttgatgCTATTGTAGTTGCTAATGGTCATTATACAATTCCTTCTATCCCAGCATTCCCTGGTTTAGCTGAATTTAATGCTAATTATCCTGATGTTTTAATTCATGCTAAATCAGTTCGTGAATTAGATGAAtttaaagataaagatgtattatttgttggtgGATCTATTTCTACCGCCAATATCATTCAATATATCATTCCCGTTGCTAAGTCAGTAACAATTTCTAAACGTAGTAAGAATTTAGTGTTTGATTATATTAATCGAGCATTAGTGACACCAGAAATTGATCAAAGAGGTGAAATCGTCAAATTTGATCCTAAAACCGGAAAAGTTCATTTTGTCGCTAATGATTatggtaatggtggtgaacccaaaaaatttgataaaatcaTTTTAACTACTggttatcattatcattatccatttttatccaaatattttgaagTGGTTAATCCAAGTCATTTATCTCGTGTTAAAGGATTATATTATCATACTTTTAATCAACAAGATCCAACTATTGGTGCCACGGGGATTCTTGTATCTCATTTGAATTTCCATACTATTGAAGCTAGTGCTGCTGCTTTAGCTGGTGTTTGGTCTGGCGCTAAAGAATTACCAACTTTGaaagaacaacaagaatGGGAAAATCAAGAAGTTGAAACTAAAGGtgattcattatttttccaTTTCTTAGATCATCATAATGCTCAAGAacattttgttgataaattgtATCAATTTGCTCCTAAAAATAGATATAATCCATTAGAAAAGGAAGGTCCTTTAGTTGGTGAAGTCGATGAAGgagttgataaattggaaaaattgttCTACGATattaaagataaaaagCTTGGTATTGATGATGTTCTGTTACCATCTTTAGAAAAACTTTCAATTGAACTGAAAGCTTAA
- the KRE6 gene encoding beta-glucan synthesis-associated protein (Essential beta-1,6-glucan synthase subunit; change in mRNA length, not abundance, at yeast-hypha transition; alkaline induced by Rim101, on cell wall regeneration; Spider biofilm induced; Bcr1-repressed in RPMI a/a biofilms), with product MASQRDLTSNNPHFHISSSRNNTNDDFNSDHNPRNPFGDEPEEEEELDSASFSSSSQNNQPHHPFATSNQTSSTNNLHSTNSIRNEAEYGKPFQAYSGYYSNGGSSSYLNQEGVISDESRLLSSGNNNNNNNNNRDVSSVGGGGGSGDNRLNPTSPAEFDRYPSMAGSRVVSSTSLVSFNNPSNMMRNHHQHQPHLGSSSSPTSSSMNNDSISDKSTSPFPNDFSPFGGYPASSFPLSIDEKEPDDYLHNPDPVQDAEYEKNRFMHDLKNMDKRSLGGLIGFIILFIAALAVFIILPALTYSGATNPYHPESYEVLTKYSYPMLSAIRMNLVDPDTPESAYKKKAKDGSEWVLVFSDEFDAEGRTFYEGDDQFFTAPDIHYDATKDLEWYDPDAVTTANGTLNLRMDAYKNHNLFYRSGMVQSWNQLCYTQGHLEISARLPNYGNVTGLWPGLWSMGNLGRPGYLGSTDGVWPYSYDSCDAGITPNQSSPDGISYLPGQRLNKCTCPGELHPNRGVGRGAPEIDVIEGEVMTDSSGKKENCGVASQSLQLAPMDIWYIPDYNWVEIYNFSVSTMNTYTGGPFQQALSATTMLNVTWYEFGDNAHNFQTYGYEYLNDPETGYLRWFVGDDPTLTVYSQALHPDGNIGWRPLSKEPMSLILNLGISNNWAYIDWPSISFPVTFRIDYVRVYQPPDQINVGCDPTDFPTYDYIQQHLNLYENANITSFEDGGYKFPKNSLIGC from the coding sequence ATGGCGTCTCAAAGAGATTTAACTTCAAATAATCCTCATTTCCATATATCGAGTTCTCGTAACAATACcaatgatgatttcaattctgATCATAATCCAAGAAATCCATTTGGTGATGaaccagaagaagaagaagaattagatTCAGCATCATTTTCATCCTCATCACAAAATAATCAACCCCATCACCCTTTTGCTACATCAAATCAAACCCTGAGCACTAATAATCTTCATAGTACCAACAGTATTCGAAATGAAGCTGAATATGGCAAACCATTCCAAGCTTATAGTGGCTACTATTCAAATGGTGGTAGTTCACTGtatttaaatcaagaaGGTGTGATTTCTGATGAAAGTAGACTATTATCATCgggtaataataataataataataataataatcgaGATGTATCTagtgttggtggtggtggtggtagtggtgaCAATAGATTGAATCCAACCAGTCCAGCAGAATTTGATAGATATCCATCAATGGCAGGTTCAAGAGTAGTATCATCTACTTCATTAGTGTCGTTTAATAATCCTTCCAATATGATGCGTAACCaccatcaacatcaacctCATCTCggttcatcttcatctccAACTTCTAGTAGCATGAATAATGATTCTATATCAGATAAATCAACTAGCCCCTTTCCTAATGATTTCAGTCCATTTGGTGGATACCCTGCTAGTTCATTCCCATTGagtattgatgaaaaagaacCAGATGATTATTTGCATAATCCAGATCCAGTACAGGATGCTGAATACGAAAAGAACCGATTTATGCACGATTTAAAGAACATGGATAAACGATCATTGGGTGGGTTGATTggatttattatattatttatagCTGCATTAGCAGTGTTTATCATTTTACCTGCATTGACTTATTCTGGAGCTACTAACCCTTATCATCCAGAAAGTTACGAAGTTTTAACTAAATATCTGTACCCAATGTTGAGTGCTATAAGAATGAATTTAGTGGATCCAGATACTCCTGAATCAGCTTATAAAAAGAAGGCTAAAGATGGTAGTGAATGGGTATTAGTTTTCagtgatgaatttgatgcTGAAGGTAGAACTTTTTATGAAGGCgatgatcaatttttcactgCTCCTGACATTCATTACGATGCCACTAAAGATTTAGAATGGTATGATCCAGATGCTGTAACCACAGCCAATGGAACATTAAATTTACGTATGGATGCTTATAAAAATCATAATTTATTCTATCGTTCAGGAATGGTACAAAGTTGGAATCAATTGTGTTATACTCAAGGTCATTTAGAAATTCTGGCTCGTTTACCAAATTATGGTAATGTAACAGGGTTATGGCCTGGGTTATGGTCTATGGGGAATTTAGGTAGACCAGGGTATTTGGGATCTACTGATGGGGTATGGCCATATTCTTACGATTCATGTGATGCCGGTATTACACCTAATCAATCTTCTCCTGATGGGATTTCTTATTTGCCAGGTCAAAGATTAAATAAATGTACTTGTCCAGGTGAATTACATCCTAATCGAGGTGTTGGTAGAGGTGCCCCTGAAATTGATGTTATTGAAGGTGAAGTGATGACTGATAGTAGTggtaaaaaagaaaattgtgGTGTTGCCTCTCAATCCTTACAATTAGCCCCTATGGATATTTGGTATATTCCTGATTATAATTGGGTGGaaatttacaatttttcagtttcaaCAATGAATACTTATACTGGTGGACCATTCCAACAAGCATTATCAGCAACAACCATGTTGAATGTTACATGGTATGAATTTGGTGATAATGCCCATAATTTCCAAACTTATGGTTATGAGTATTTAAATGACCCTGAAACGGGTTATTTACGATGGtttgttggtgatgatCCAACATTAACGGTTTATTCACAAGCTTTACATCCAGACGGAAATATTGGTTGGAGACCTTTAAGTAAAGAACCAATgtcattaattttaaatttggggatttcaaataattggGCTTATATTGATTGGCCAAGTATATCTTTCCCCGTCACATTTAGAATCGATTATGTAAGAGTTTATCAACCACCAGATCAAATTAATGTTGGTTGTGATCCAACCGATTTCCCAACTTATGAttatattcaacaacatttGAATCTTTATGAAAATGCCAATATAACTTCATTTGAAGATGGTGGATATAAATTCCCTAAAAATAGTTTAATTGGAtgttaa
- the UBP1 gene encoding ubiquitin-specific protease (Ortholog(s) have ubiquitin-specific protease activity, role in protein deubiquitination and endoplasmic reticulum localization): protein MFLSRRIILFLIINFTLLLQLFKLTLFTKNKLVATVSTSLLLFISLYYLTTSTTSTLGSKLSSTFNINIIIPKFLRNIMNSARFGSSRPFSRFSYNNNSKKSKEQNFAIKNGGEIGGISNDGNTCFMNSVIQSLASSRELLKFIDSYLYTEIELDKKPNGESIIMKSNQPKSELVFTNALKKLLDNINGKYGSRGKEFSTKPLLNKMPNGPKQNFFSGYNQEDAQEFYQLVMNLLEREYKKMNSSRLPTPEPEDMNNDKSQDNSTATSGGSKFIDVRNIKSDVVSGCDKLGKLGTVYVPAAQVDPNLSDAEHKVLPLELITPVDGISAERIGCLTCGEVGGIRYSVISGLSLNLPSTSSSSSYYSGFDLFQLLNEWINPEVIEDVNCNRCGLIQTKNFLIETLQELKDKSDNSDKLITQFEKRLQLIEIELNKHCITDEVFEKLTIKKQIKKSKKSKQIMLDRPPPLLCIHINRSVFDPRTYMIVKNPSNVSFPSKLNLSPYIVEPKDINMDARLPFRKQDEHFMSEKSHKNGPIGRKSDENLELELELEPVSPSSSSTSPISSPHSSDSSTSSTGFDKAKYESETFTTGTVTVTTDLSNNNNNKTPQNGLLLNSKLLYNLKAVISHYGTHNYGHYICYRKFRGTWWRISDESVYVVTEEEVLSGQGTFMLFYEYDDGFKEVLQDVTDEEEEEKEKEEKAPVVKESNENKLNRNNLAGSLNSNENEQGAEADSDSETDADADADIDENDVEKEEDDDHIESLNSSLVNIHDGTESDHLLDKNDSDNENNNAVAQFNIAEAQVHL, encoded by the coding sequence ATGTTTCTTTCTAgaagaattattttattcttaattattaactttactttattattacaattattcaaattgacTTTATTcaccaaaaacaaattagtTGCTACTGTTTCGACATCTttacttttatttatttcattatattatttaacCACCTCAACAACATCGACATTAGgttcaaaattatcatcaacatttaatatcaatatcatcataCCCAAATTTCTCCGTAATATTATGAATTCAGCAAGATTTGGTAGTAGTAGACCATTTTCAAGATTTagttataataataattccaaaaaatcaaaagaacaaaattttGCAATTAAAAATGGTGGTGAAATTGGAGGAATTAGTAATGATGGTAATACATGTTTTATGAATTCTGTTATTCAATCATTAGCTTCTTCAAgagaattattaaaatttattgatctgtatttatatactgaaattgaattagatAAAAAACCTAATGGtgaatcaataattatgaaatcaaatcaaccTAAATCAGAATTAGTTTTCACAAAtgcattgaaaaaattgttagATAATATAAATGGGAAATATGGTTCAAGAGGTAAAGAATTTAGTACTAAaccattattaaataaaatgcCAAATGGTCctaaacaaaattttttcagtGGTTATAATCAAGAAGATGCTCAAGAATTTTATCAACTAGTTATGAATTTATTGGAAAgagaatataaaaaaatgaattctTCAAGATTACCAACCCCTGAACCTGAAGACATGAACAATGATAAACTGCAAGATAATTCTACTGCTActagtggtggtagtaaatttattgatgttAGAAATATCAAAAGTGATGTTGTTAGTGGTTGTGATAAATTGGGTAAATTAGGTACAGTATATGTACCAGCAGCCCAAGTTGATCCTAATTTGAGTGATGCTGAACATAAAGTATTGCCATTAGAATTAATAACTCCGGTTGATGGGATTTCTGCTGAACGTATTGGATGTTTGACATGTGGTGAAGTTGGTGGTATTCGTTATTCAGTGATAAGTGGATTGAGTTTAAATTTACCAAGtacttcatcttcatcttcatatTATTCtggatttgatttatttcaattattaaatgaatgGATAAATCCTGAAGTGATTGAAGATGTGAATTGTAATCGATGTGGATTAATCCAAacgaaaaattttttgattgaaactttacaagaattaaaagataaatCTGATAATtctgataaattaataactcaatttgaaaaaagattacaattaattgaaattgaattaaacaAACATTGTATAACTGATGAAGTTTTCGAAAAATTGacaattaaaaaacaaattaaaaaaagtaaaaaatcaaaacaaataatgtTAGATCGTCCTCCACCATTATTATGTATTCATATTAATCGTTCAGTATTTGATCCAAGAACTTATATGATAGTGAAAAACCCAAGTAATGTTTCTTTCCCTAGTAAACTCAATTTATCACCATATATTGTTGAACCCAAAGATATAAATATGGATGCAAGATTACCATTTAGAAAACAAGATGAACATTTCATGTCAGAAAAATCCCATAAAAATGGACCAATTGGAAGAAAATCCGATGAAAATCTTGAACTTGAACTTGAACTTGAACCTGTATCcccatcttcttcatcaacatcaccaATATCATCACCACATTCATCAGATTCATCAACAAGTTCCACTGGTTTTGATAAAGCAAAATATGAATCAGAAACATTCACAACAGGTACTGTCACTGTGACAACCGATTtatccaataataataataataaaactcCACAAAATGGATTActattaaattcaaaattattatataatttaaaagCAGTTATATCTCATTATGGAACTCATAATTATGGTCATTATATTTGTTATCGTAAATTTAGAGGGACATGGTGGAGGATTAGTGATGAATCGGTTTATGTGGTtacagaagaagaagtattGAGTGGACAAGGCACATTTATGTTATTTTATGAATATGATGATGGATTTAAAGAAGTTTTACAAGATGTAAccgatgaagaagaagaagaaaaagaaaaagaagaaaaagccCCAGTGGTGAAAGAaagtaatgaaaataaactCAATAGAAATAATTTAGCTGGGTCTTTAAATAGcaatgaaaatgaacaGGGAGCTGAAGCTGATTCTGATTCTGAGACAGATGCCGATGCTGATGCTGATATCgatgaaaatgatgttgaaaaagaagaagatgatgatcaTATAGAATCATTGAACAGCTCACTTGTGAATATCCATGATGGCACAGAAAGCGATCATCTACTTGATAAAAACGATagtgataatgaaaacaataatgcCGTTGctcaattcaatattgCGGAAGCACAAGTACATTTGTGA